The following DNA comes from Ornithinimicrobium avium.
CCCGCTGCTGCTGGCCGCCGGACAGCTCACCGGGCCGGTGCGTCAGGCGGTCCCCCAGCCCCAGGGTGGAGACCAGCTCCTCCAGCCAGGCCGCGTCCGCGGTACGCCGCGCGAGGCGCAGCGGCAGGGTGATGTTCTCCTGGGCCGTCAGGGACGGGACGAGGTTGAAGCTCTGGAAGACGAACCCGATGCGCTGACGGCGCATCAGCGTGCGCTGCCGCTCGGAGAGCTGGCTCACCTCGGTCTCGCCGAGGCGGATCGAGCCCTCGTCCACGGAGTCCAGCCCGGCCATGGCGTGCATGAGGGTGGACTTGCCCGAGCCGGACGGTCCCATCACCGCGGTCAGCCGACCGGCGGGGATGACGAGGGTCGCACCGTCGAGGGCACGGACCTCCGTCGCGCCGCGACCGTAGGCCTTGACCAGGCCGGTGGCGGACGCCGCCGGGGGGCGAGTGGCGGGATGCGCCCCCGACGGACCGACGGGGGGTGCGGTGGTACGGACGGTGGGTGTGCTGAGCATGATGCCTGCTTTCGGTAGGTGTTCAGTGGGTGGGGCGGACGGTGTGGCCGGTGCTGACGACCGCCGCGTCCACGTCG
Coding sequences within:
- a CDS encoding ABC transporter ATP-binding protein; translated protein: MLSTPTVRTTAPPVGPSGAHPATRPPAASATGLVKAYGRGATEVRALDGATLVIPAGRLTAVMGPSGSGKSTLMHAMAGLDSVDEGSIRLGETEVSQLSERQRTLMRRQRIGFVFQSFNLVPSLTAQENITLPLRLARRTADAAWLEELVSTLGLGDRLTHRPGELSGGQQQRVAVARALVTRPDIVFADEPTGNLDSRHGHVLLAFLQKAARDLGQTVVMVTHDPTAASYADQVVFLADGRVAGELPDPTVPTVLAAMAGLEQPATRAES